In bacterium, one DNA window encodes the following:
- the pilM gene encoding pilus assembly protein PilM, whose amino-acid sequence MSLKIGVDIGSKYIKIVEGYEKKDSLYLTNIEKIENPIENFRNISIEDTEILGNFLRDFLNKNNYKGKKCIFSIAGNNIIFHYFELPNLSEEELENAIKLEGIQIIPDFLDNYEYDYISFNIDSKKNIFLISCPLIKVEIYNKIFLKAKLRPLIMDVDGLAVLNSFLYFNKDTNSVCILNIGFSISNLVIFLKDKFLFCRDILWGTHNIEKIEEFEKNVILNDIIPEFIEDINVSLKYFQNKTGEKINKMYLTGGGANISGIKEVIEKNINIPCENYNPLSFFSESLIPLDKIENGMSYAVCIGLLTRKII is encoded by the coding sequence ATGTCCCTTAAAATAGGTGTTGATATAGGGTCTAAATATATAAAAATTGTAGAGGGTTATGAAAAAAAAGATAGTTTATATTTGACAAATATAGAAAAAATTGAAAATCCTATAGAAAATTTCAGGAATATTTCTATTGAAGATACTGAGATATTAGGAAATTTTTTGAGAGATTTTCTCAATAAAAACAATTATAAAGGAAAGAAGTGTATATTCAGTATTGCAGGAAATAATATTATTTTCCATTATTTTGAACTTCCAAATTTATCTGAAGAAGAACTTGAAAATGCAATAAAACTAGAAGGAATTCAAATAATACCTGATTTTTTAGATAATTATGAATATGATTATATTTCATTCAATATAGATAGTAAAAAAAACATTTTTCTTATTTCCTGCCCTTTAATCAAAGTGGAAATATACAATAAAATTTTTTTGAAAGCAAAATTAAGACCACTTATAATGGATGTTGATGGTCTCGCAGTTTTAAACAGTTTTCTATATTTTAATAAAGACACAAATTCTGTTTGTATTCTAAATATTGGATTTTCAATTTCAAATTTAGTTATATTTTTAAAGGATAAGTTTTTATTCTGCAGAGACATTTTATGGGGTACACATAATATTGAAAAAATAGAGGAATTTGAAAAAAATGTTATTCTTAATGATATAATTCCTGAATTTATTGAAGATATAAATGTTTCCTTAAAATATTTTCAGAATAAAACAGGAGAAAAAATTAATAAAATGTATTTGACAGGTGGAGGAGCAAATATATCCGGAATTAAAGAAGTAATAGAAAAGAATATAAATATTCCTTGTGAAAACTATAACCCTCTCTCTTTTTTTTCAGAATCCCTCATTCCTCTTGATAAAATAGAAAATGGTATGTCCTATGCTGTCTGTATAGGACTATTAACAAGAAAAATAATATGA
- a CDS encoding prepilin-type N-terminal cleavage/methylation domain-containing protein, whose protein sequence is MKKNRKKGFTLIELMVVVIIVGILAAIAIPLYTGQVKKSKASEGASLVGSIRTAERVYYSQHNEYKVIEDAVSSDEDLGVDASGNKYFTTFSVDGTYAVAYGSGDAADIQVRIKLDDGTLEWSTDGGESWKVF, encoded by the coding sequence ATGAAAAAAAATAGAAAAAAAGGGTTTACGTTGATTGAGTTGATGGTGGTAGTTATTATTGTTGGTATTCTTGCAGCAATTGCTATTCCTTTATACACAGGACAGGTTAAAAAATCAAAAGCATCTGAAGGTGCTTCCCTTGTTGGGTCAATTAGAACAGCTGAAAGAGTTTATTATTCACAGCACAATGAATATAAAGTAATTGAAGACGCAGTCAGTTCAGATGAAGATCTTGGAGTTGATGCCTCTGGAAATAAATATTTTACTACATTTTCAGTAGATGGGACATATGCTGTTGCCTATGGTTCAGGAGATGCTGCAGATATTCAGGTAAGAATAAAACTTGATGATGGAACTCTTGAATGGTCTACAGATGGTGGTGAAAGTTGGAAAGTATTTTAA